Part of the Intestinibacillus sp. Marseille-P6563 genome is shown below.
AGCGCATTTCGGTGGGCGCTATTGAACTCGACCGCGCGCTTGCCCCAGGCAGCTGGCGCGAACTGACCGCCAGCGAGATCGAATATCTGCGCGGCGTGTAAAGCATCCAAAATTTTCAATCCCTTGAATTTTGCATGATTGCCCCGAAAGAACTTGCATTTTTGCGGCAAGCCCGGTAGAATAAACAATAGGAAATTCACAAAGGGAGCGTACTTGATCGTGAACGATCTAATGACCAAAATACAGACCAACCTGTCCGGCTTTTCCAAGGGACAACGCCTGATCGCGCGTTATATTGCCGAACACTATGACAAGGCCGCGTTTATGACCGCCAGCCGGCTGGGTGCGACCGTGGGTGTGAGCGAATCGACTGTAGTACGGTTTGCCACCGAACTTGGCTATGACGGTTATCCCCACCTGCAAAAGGCCTTGCAGGAAATGATCCGCAACCGCCTGACGGCTGTGCAGCGCATGGAAGTCGCCGGAGACCGGATGGGCAACCGCGATGTCCTGGAAACCGTACTGGGGTCGGATGTGGAAAAAATCCGCATGACATTGGACGAATTGGACCGCGACGCTTTCCACCAATCGGCGGATGCCATTGTGCGCGCACGCAGGATCTATATTCTGGGCGTGCGTTCAGCATCGGCGCTTGCCAATTTTATGGGCTTTTATTTTACGCTTTTGTTCGAAAATGTCCGGGTTTTATACACCAACAGCGTCAGTGAAATTTTCGAACAGATCCTGCGCATCGGGCCCGACGATGTCTTTATCGGCATCAGCTTCCCCCGCTATTCCCAGCGCACGCTGTCGGCCATGAAGTATTCCAAGGACCGCGGCGCCAAAGTTATTGCCTTGACCGATTCCCGGCTTTCGCCTTTGACCCGCTATGCCGATCATACCCTGATCGCCAAAAGCGATATGGCCAGCTTTGTCGATTCGCTGGTCGCACCGTTGTCGGTCATCAATGCGCTGATCGTCCAGGTCAGCCTGGGCCGCCAGGAGGAAGTGGAATCGACCTTCAACCAACTGGAGACCATCTGGGACGAATACCATGTGTATGAGACCGTGGAAGATGAATAATCCACTTGCGGAAACGTCAGGTTCCCCTGGCGTTTCCAGTTTTATTTAAGAGAGGTTTTTATACGTTGTCTACTCCAACGATCGCAGTCATTGGCGGCGGCGCAGCCGGTTTGATGGCTGCCGGATTTGCGGCGCAAAACGGCGCCTCGGTCCTTTTGTTTGAAACCAATGCCAA
Proteins encoded:
- a CDS encoding MurR/RpiR family transcriptional regulator, with the translated sequence MTKIQTNLSGFSKGQRLIARYIAEHYDKAAFMTASRLGATVGVSESTVVRFATELGYDGYPHLQKALQEMIRNRLTAVQRMEVAGDRMGNRDVLETVLGSDVEKIRMTLDELDRDAFHQSADAIVRARRIYILGVRSASALANFMGFYFTLLFENVRVLYTNSVSEIFEQILRIGPDDVFIGISFPRYSQRTLSAMKYSKDRGAKVIALTDSRLSPLTRYADHTLIAKSDMASFVDSLVAPLSVINALIVQVSLGRQEEVESTFNQLETIWDEYHVYETVEDE